In Helianthus annuus cultivar XRQ/B chromosome 3, HanXRQr2.0-SUNRISE, whole genome shotgun sequence, a single window of DNA contains:
- the LOC110931745 gene encoding uncharacterized protein LOC110931745 encodes MNLAISAWTMDVRANTIANCFRHCKLRSTDNMTFENLDEGGESTQELQNLIKELGYRNAMDVEDVLTHPEENVVAQLLTDEEIIESVIGINKDDIDEEDDESSTMEPPSRNEAIKVAITLNNFLLSYEKTTPEHSSQVLELTPYFPLVVDPDSPSH; translated from the exons ATGAATCTTGCAATTTCAGCATGGACTATGGATGTTCGTGCAAATACAATTGCGAACTGCTTTCGTCATTGTAAACTTCGATCAACAGATAACATGACTTTTGAGAACTTAGATGAAGGTGGTGAAAGCACTCAAGAACTCCAGAATTTGATCAAAGAGTTGGGTTATCGCAATGCAATGGATGTCGAAGATGTTCTGACTCACCCAGAAGAAAATGTAGTTGCACAGTTGTTGACTGATGAAGAAATTATTGAAAGCGTTATTGGAATTAATAAAGATGATatcgatgaagaagatgatgaaagttCTACAATGGAGCCCCCTTCGCGAAACGAAGCTATTAAAGTGGCAATCACATTGAACAATTTCTTGTTGAGCTATGAGAAAACAACACCAGAA cattcttcacaggttctaGAACTGACTCCATACTTCCCATTAGTTGTTGacccagactccccctctcactga